In Oryza brachyantha chromosome 2, ObraRS2, whole genome shotgun sequence, a single window of DNA contains:
- the LOC102709622 gene encoding putative aminoacrylate hydrolase RutD produces the protein MPYCVVSHGDPAAGGEGDVRIFYQRYGHGGTKVLLIIGFAGTHESWGPQVKGLTGAVEPVDEESPAGDDAGGAADEGVEVCCFDNRGMGRSSVPPHKSHYTTVIMAKDALALMDHLGWRKAHLFGHSMGSMIASKLAAIAPERVASLALLNTTGGGYQCIPKIDWQTISLACRFLRARTPEQRAVVDLDVHYTREFLDEIVGSNTRRQMLYQEYVKGLSSCGMQSRHGFEGQLNACWTHKLTQKELDRIRSAGFLILIIHGRDDVVAQLHHARRLAEKLQPAAKLVELHGGHLVSHERSAEVNMSLMEMIKASKSNTDQEEWSNLPKKSNDQLLAGSDNRVARRECNIIVLYNLQLILLFLFGAFYIILEHARRVLRVLKPVRVSATSL, from the exons GGTTCGCGGGGACGCACGAGTCGTGGGGCCCGCAGGTGAAGGGCCTGACGGGCGCCGTGGAGCCCGTCGACGAGGAGtcccccgccggcgacgacgccggtggcgccgccgacgagggcgTCGAGGTCTGCTGCTTCGACAACCGCGGCATGGGCCGCAGCTCCGTGCCGCCGCACAAATCGCACTACAC GACGGTGATCATGGCCAAGGACGCGTTGGCGCTCATGGACCATCTGGGATGGCGAAAGGCGCATCTTTTCGGTCACTCCATGG GATCCATGATAGCTTCCAAGTTGGCCGCCATTGCGCCGGAGAGGGTCGCGTCGCTGGCGTTGCTCAACACCACCGGAGGTGGCTACCAATGCATCCCCAAG ATTGATTGGCAGACCATATCCCTCGCGTGTCGTTTTCTAAGAGCAAGAACTCCGGAGCAGAGAGCTGTTGTTGATCTTGATGTTCATTACACGAGG GAGTTCCTTGACGAAATTGTTGGATCAAATACCAGAAGACAAATGCTTTACCAG GAATATGTGAAAGGTTTGTCATCATGCGGAATGCAATCAAGACATGGATTTGAAGGCCAACTGAATGCCTGTTGGACGCATAAGCTTACACAGAAAGAACTAGACCGGATTCGTTCAGCAggttttcttattttaattattcatgGAAG GGATGATGTTGTTGCTCAGTTGCATCATGCAAGGAGACTTGCAGAGAAGCTCCAGCCTGCTGCTAAGCTGGTTGAACTCCATGGAGGCCACCTAGTGAGCCATGAAAGATCAGCTGAG GTTAATATGTCCCTCATGGAGATGATAAAAGCATCAAAATCAAATACAGATCAGGAGGAATGGTCAAACCTTCCTAAGAAATCCAATG ATCAACTTCTTGCTGGATCAGATAATCGTGTAGCCAGACGAGAATGCAACATCATTGTTCTATACAATCTGcaacttattttgcttttcTTGTTTGGggcattttatattattcttGAGCATGCTAGGAGGGTCCTGAGAGTTTTGAAGCCTGTAAGAGTATCAGCTACCAGCTTATAG